TGGAGCGTTCCCGAGTCGGGAAACAGGATGGACATGAGCATGCGAATCGTCGTGCTCTTTCCAGCGCCATTGGGACCAATGAGCCCCGTCAGGCTGCCGGATTTGACGCGCAGGTCCAAGCCTTCGACGGCGACCTTTGGCCCGAAGGTCTTGCGCAGGTTCTCCATGACGACGGCATCTTCCACGAGCGTTGCTCCTGCGAGTGATGAAGGGGCAACCATAGGGGCGGGCCGCCGGTCGTCGGTCTTGTCAGGCATCCGCGGCGAGGGTTTTACCGGGCAGGCGATTCCACGGCATGCGGGCGAGCAACTTCGCCATCCCGCACCAGCCGCTCGCGCCCGCGAAGACCAGACCGCACCCGACGAACCCGGGCACCACGAGGAACCACGGCGACACCAGCACGCCCAGCAGCGTACCGACGGCAACCAGCGAACCAGCGGTGATCTGGACCTGGCGCATGATGTCCAGCCGTGGCCTGCCACGCGGAAGCTCGACCGGATTTCCCGCAGCTTTCCAGGCCTCGATCCCGCCCTGCAGGTGGAACACGTCGATGCCGGCGCCGCGAAGGGCCTGCTCGCACCGTTCCAGGGCCTTGCCCGATCGCGCGCCGCTGCGGCAGTGAAAGACCAGGCGTTCGGCCGGCAGATCAGCGTTCAGGCGATCCGGTTCGATCTGGCCAAGGGGCACGTGCCTGGCGCCCGCGATCCGCTCGGTCGCGTGCTCAAAGGGTTCGCGAACATCCACCAGCACGGCCTGACCCGACTCGAGCCAGGCCCGCAGCGTGCTGGCATCAACCGTACGGTCGTTGCCATCCATGAAATGAGACTCCCCTAGCGATCCGCGGACGATCGGGCGGTCGCCTGGTCCTTCTGCCAGGCCGCATACCCGCCCTTCATGTTGATGACATCAAAGCCGAGCCGTTGGAGATATCCGCTGGCCCGGGCGGAACGAATGCCACCCTGGCAGTGGACCAGCAGCGTCCCATTGTTCGGCAGGTCTTCCAGGCGCGAGGCTAGCCTCGTGTGCGCGATGTTCTTCGCGCCCTCGATGTGCCCGGAAGCAAACTCGCTGGCCCGGCGGACGTCCAGCACCCGGACCCGGCCCTGCTCGATCAGCGTGCGCGCCTCGCGGACGTCGACTTCGGCGGTCGAGGCCAGGTGCTTTTCGCCCACGACGTCCTCGGGCTCGAGCCAGCCCTTCACGCGATCCATGCCGATGCGATAGAGGTCTCGGACGGCCTGGGCGACCTCATGCTCCTGCGCAATCAGGTAAATGTCCTCGTCCTCGCGCACCATGGAGCCCACGTCGGTCGTGAACGACGTGCTCAGCGGGAAGCTCATCGAGCCGGGCAGGTGCCCTTCACGGAACTCGGTCCAGGGGCGCGTATCGATGATCGCGATCTGCTGCGGATCCAGGCCGGTGACGTCCGAGACCATCACCCGCCGAGCCTGGGGCAGGCCACCCCCAACGTCGGGGCCGTCCCGGTTCACCCGCTTCATGCGCGCAAAGTACAGCGGGGGCTCGGGCTGCCCCTCCAGGATCATCTCCACGAACGCGCTCTGATCCGCCTTGGGGCCGATGGCCGAGCGGAGCGGCGCGTTGTATCGCTTCTCGTAGCCCACGGTGCTCATGGGGACGGCCCCCAGCGCCTTGCCGCACGCGCTGCCGGCGCCGTGGCCGGGCCAGATCTGCACGAACTCGGGAAGCCCATCGAGCCATTTTGCGCTCTCGAAGAGTTGCCGTGCTCCCGGCTCGCGAGCGCCGGCCTGGCCCGCGGCGGTCTCCAGGAGATCCGGCCGGCCCAGGTCGCCCACGAACACGAAGTCGCCCGTGCAGACGCCGATGGGCTCGGCGGCGCTCTGCGCCCCGACGGTTCCGTGGTCGGTCACGACGTAGACCATGTGCTCGGGCGTGTGGCCCGGGGTGTGCACCGCACGGAACTGGATGTTCCCGATCTTGAACGCGTCGCCGTCCCGCAGGATGACGTGGTTGTACGCCCGGGCCCACTCGCTCTGCCAGTCCGGCCCGCCCTCGCCCGAGACGTACACGGTGGCGCCGACCTGCTCGGCCAGTTCCCGCGCGCCGCTCACGAAGTCGGCGTGGATGTGCGTTTCGGCGACGGCACAGATCCGCAGGTTGTTCGCTCGGGCCAGGTCGACGTAGCGGTCCACGTCCCGCTCGGGGTCGATGACGATGGCCTGACCGGTCCGCTGGCAGCCGAACAGGTAGGCGGCCTGGGCCAGCTTCTCGTCGTAGATCATCCGCATGAACATGGGTGGGCCGGCCTCCTGTGCGTGCCATTCTAGAGCGTGCGGTGGGGACGGTGGGGGTCGGTGGGGGTCGGTGGGGGGCCGCGTCAGGCGGTGGTCTGGCCGGCCGCCCCGCTGGTCGCCTTCTCGGCCGCCTTGCTCCAGCGCTCCAGCGACGCCTCATTGGTCAGGTCGTAGCGCAGCGGCGTCACCGTCACCGCCCGCTTGAACAGCCAGTCGACGTCGGTTCCAGCCTCGGTATCCTGGAAATCCATGCCCCCCGCGGCCGCCCAGAAGTATGCGCGGCCCCCGGGGCTGACGCGGCCTTCGAACCGGTCGACGTGGCCGTGGGTGTTCATCGGGCACGCGACGATGGGCAGCGTCTCGTCGGGGTCGGCCTTGTGCACCTGCGCCTGCTCGCCCTGACGCGTCACGCGCGTATCGCTCTGGTCGAAGTTCGTCGGCAGCCCCGCGCTGGTGCGCTGGCGGTCGGCGGCGGCCCGGGCCTCGGGCGTGTCCTCGATCGGGTCCTCGCAGCGCGGCACGTTGAGGTTCAGCACCTCGTGGGGGTTGGGCAGCCCGCCGGCCAGCAGCGTCTCGATCGCCCGGCGGGCGTGGATCGCCCCGATGTCGAAGCGCGTCGAGGCCCGGCCCAGGTGCAGGCTGACGGCGATGGAGGGGATGCCCAGGAACGCCGCCTCGATGGCCGCCGCGACGGTGCCGGAGTAGATGACGTTAATCCCGCAATTCGCCCCTGCGTTCATGCCGCTGATGACCAGGTCGGGCCTGGACCCCTGGCCAAACTCGGCCGGCCAGATCTCGCTGAGGGCCAGCTTCACGCAGTCGGCCGGCCGGCCGTCGACTGCCGTGCCGTGCATGCGCCCCCGGATCCGCGCTTCCTCCACCATGAGCGGCTCGTGGAAGGTCACCCCGTGGCTGGTGGCGCTCTGGACGGTGGCGGGCGCGACGGTGTAGATGGCCTCCACGGGCGTGCCGGCGATCGAGATGGGCCCGCCCAGCGTGCCCTCGCGGCCGGGGATGGTGTCCATCAAGGCGTCGTAGAGCGCCACGATGCCCGGGGCGCGGATGCCGTCGTCGTTTGTCAGCAGGATTCGCATTGCCCCAGCGTAGGGCACGCGTCGCGAACGCCGGCTACGCTTGTGGCTGATGACCGCCACCCTCTGAACAGGTTGCTCGGCCCATCCAGGGTTTCCCGCCGCTGGCGATGATCGAGGCGGCGGCGGCCGCATGCGCGAGGCCCGCGCGCCGGATGGTCCCGCTTGCGGGCGCCGTACCACCACCTGTTCATCGCGGATCAGCCGGCCACCCGTCCGGCAAGACGGACCATCCAACCACATGCCACGAGCCAACCGCACACGCGACCAGCGCCCAAGCTGCGCCGACGACTTCCAACATCAAGACCGCTCCGACCGCCCGCGCCACGGCCGTCGAAACGAATCCGACGGCTTCCGATGCATCCATTGCAGGGCCCACGTCAGCGGCCGCGTCTGGGGCACGAAGCAGCGCAACCACTGCCCGGCCTGCCTGCACAGCAAGCACGTCGACGACCAGTCCGGCGACCGCGCCAGCCCTTGCGGCGGGGCGATGGAGCCCATCGCCGTCGCCGTGCGCTCCAGCGGCGAGGACGCCGGCGAGTGGGTCCTGGTGCACCGCTGC
This genomic stretch from Phycisphaerales bacterium harbors:
- the surE gene encoding 5'/3'-nucleotidase SurE; its protein translation is MRILLTNDDGIRAPGIVALYDALMDTIPGREGTLGGPISIAGTPVEAIYTVAPATVQSATSHGVTFHEPLMVEEARIRGRMHGTAVDGRPADCVKLALSEIWPAEFGQGSRPDLVISGMNAGANCGINVIYSGTVAAAIEAAFLGIPSIAVSLHLGRASTRFDIGAIHARRAIETLLAGGLPNPHEVLNLNVPRCEDPIEDTPEARAAADRQRTSAGLPTNFDQSDTRVTRQGEQAQVHKADPDETLPIVACPMNTHGHVDRFEGRVSPGGRAYFWAAAGGMDFQDTEAGTDVDWLFKRAVTVTPLRYDLTNEASLERWSKAAEKATSGAAGQTTA
- a CDS encoding rhodanese-like domain-containing protein; the encoded protein is MDGNDRTVDASTLRAWLESGQAVLVDVREPFEHATERIAGARHVPLGQIEPDRLNADLPAERLVFHCRSGARSGKALERCEQALRGAGIDVFHLQGGIEAWKAAGNPVELPRGRPRLDIMRQVQITAGSLVAVGTLLGVLVSPWFLVVPGFVGCGLVFAGASGWCGMAKLLARMPWNRLPGKTLAADA
- a CDS encoding RNHCP domain-containing protein, with the protein product MPRANRTRDQRPSCADDFQHQDRSDRPRHGRRNESDGFRCIHCRAHVSGRVWGTKQRNHCPACLHSKHVDDQSGDRASPCGGAMEPIAVAVRSSGEDAGEWVLVHRCNRCGVLRVNRIAGDDSERALLALALRPLARPAFPIDDPRGG
- a CDS encoding rhodanese-like domain-containing protein — protein: MFMRMIYDEKLAQAAYLFGCQRTGQAIVIDPERDVDRYVDLARANNLRICAVAETHIHADFVSGARELAEQVGATVYVSGEGGPDWQSEWARAYNHVILRDGDAFKIGNIQFRAVHTPGHTPEHMVYVVTDHGTVGAQSAAEPIGVCTGDFVFVGDLGRPDLLETAAGQAGAREPGARQLFESAKWLDGLPEFVQIWPGHGAGSACGKALGAVPMSTVGYEKRYNAPLRSAIGPKADQSAFVEMILEGQPEPPLYFARMKRVNRDGPDVGGGLPQARRVMVSDVTGLDPQQIAIIDTRPWTEFREGHLPGSMSFPLSTSFTTDVGSMVREDEDIYLIAQEHEVAQAVRDLYRIGMDRVKGWLEPEDVVGEKHLASTAEVDVREARTLIEQGRVRVLDVRRASEFASGHIEGAKNIAHTRLASRLEDLPNNGTLLVHCQGGIRSARASGYLQRLGFDVINMKGGYAAWQKDQATARSSADR